One window from the genome of Spirosoma rhododendri encodes:
- a CDS encoding efflux RND transporter periplasmic adaptor subunit: MKRILIVLGVVALIGLIAFRLIDNKKVIDDAKTPKAVFQTTPVVEVQAVTFEKLDQNLSLLGTVEARNEGNIIAETRGKLTGFNLVLGTQVGKGQRVGYIQDEVQGIVLQNSQTAVDNAKREMERYERLYQGGAVTQEAYQKLKDQYNNTLISEKQQKRVLGNGAVVAPISGYVYDKKVENGEYVQVGAVLASVINLNQLKLVVNVPEQAVYQLKIGDQARVTAQAFPGVVFTGAVHYISPKGDALHNYPVEVYLNNNAKNQLKAGTLANASFTFKQGVNGLFIPRRALVGGADSASVYVVQNDIARLRRVKLGYDNGDQYQVLDGLQQGEPIVVNGQLNLTNGSKVTVSNSTASR, from the coding sequence ATGAAACGAATTCTTATAGTACTCGGTGTCGTTGCGCTGATCGGGCTGATTGCCTTCCGGTTGATCGACAACAAAAAAGTGATCGACGACGCCAAGACGCCGAAAGCTGTATTCCAGACCACACCGGTTGTGGAAGTGCAGGCCGTGACGTTTGAAAAGCTCGACCAGAACCTGTCTTTACTCGGTACGGTCGAAGCCCGGAACGAGGGAAACATCATCGCCGAAACGCGGGGTAAGCTGACCGGCTTCAACCTGGTGCTGGGCACGCAGGTCGGCAAGGGGCAGCGCGTTGGCTATATTCAGGATGAAGTACAGGGCATTGTCCTGCAGAATAGCCAGACCGCCGTCGATAATGCCAAACGCGAGATGGAGCGGTACGAGCGGCTGTATCAGGGCGGTGCCGTAACGCAGGAAGCTTATCAGAAGCTAAAAGATCAGTACAACAACACGCTGATCAGTGAAAAGCAGCAGAAGCGGGTGCTGGGCAACGGCGCGGTAGTAGCCCCCATCAGCGGGTATGTCTACGACAAGAAAGTGGAGAACGGCGAGTACGTACAGGTCGGTGCCGTGCTGGCGTCGGTTATCAACCTGAATCAGTTGAAGTTGGTCGTCAACGTTCCGGAGCAGGCTGTCTATCAGTTGAAAATCGGCGATCAGGCCCGTGTAACGGCGCAGGCATTTCCCGGTGTTGTCTTCACGGGTGCCGTGCATTACATCAGCCCCAAGGGCGACGCGCTGCACAACTATCCGGTGGAAGTGTACCTAAATAACAATGCCAAAAACCAATTGAAAGCCGGTACGCTGGCCAACGCCAGCTTCACGTTTAAGCAGGGCGTCAATGGGTTGTTCATTCCCCGACGGGCGTTGGTTGGCGGTGCCGACAGCGCCAGCGTTTACGTCGTACAAAACGATATTGCCCGGCTGCGTCGGGTAAAACTCGGCTACGACAACGGCGATCAGTATCAGGTACTCGACGGTCTGCAACAGGGTGAACCCATCGTGGTCAACGGCCAGCTCAACCTCACCAACGGCTCGAAAGTAACGGTCAGCAACTCAACGGCAAGCCGGTAA
- a CDS encoding TolC family protein has protein sequence MQVKQVIGRNLPQVGVSGSVVDNVIIPVTLLPGSLAGAASTTATTGQAPTAGGTGAQEFIRVKFGTQYNATLTGRVDQKLFDPSLGLALKAAKVQTQLQSVVTAQAEQTQAYNVAQAYYRTLVIDLQRRLTIRDLNSSDTLLQQEIVRLKNGTTREIDFGRIQLNRNNLQSQLEQANRNYGQAINQLKFQMGMPISEPLQLQQLQIENDLQVAELTNAEDRFFERRPDFRQLLLNTQLADLNRQSNNRGYYPSLGLYGTYGTNAQRQDFNFFQGGLPWFQSSAIGLTFSWTPFDGNQRKYRDQENRLTLETLRLQQILTRESAQLSLSNAQVSYQNLVTDIQRERDNIKLAQRILTVTELEYKEGIATSVTLIDAKDALTTAQNNLANKLISLYQSRLDYEDAQGTIIDYVTKK, from the coding sequence GTGCAGGTAAAACAGGTTATCGGCCGCAACCTGCCGCAGGTAGGCGTGTCGGGGTCGGTGGTCGACAACGTCATTATTCCGGTCACGCTGCTGCCCGGCAGTCTGGCGGGTGCAGCCAGTACAACCGCCACGACGGGCCAGGCACCCACTGCTGGCGGCACGGGAGCGCAAGAGTTCATCCGGGTCAAGTTTGGTACGCAGTATAACGCTACGCTCACCGGCCGGGTCGATCAGAAATTGTTCGACCCCTCACTGGGTCTGGCGCTAAAAGCTGCTAAAGTACAGACGCAGTTACAGTCGGTTGTTACGGCGCAGGCCGAGCAGACGCAGGCATACAACGTGGCGCAGGCGTACTACCGGACGCTGGTTATCGATCTGCAACGGCGGCTGACCATCCGTGACCTGAACTCATCGGATACGCTGCTGCAACAGGAGATTGTCCGGCTGAAAAACGGCACGACGCGGGAAATTGACTTCGGCCGGATTCAGCTCAATCGCAACAACCTGCAATCGCAGCTGGAGCAGGCCAATCGTAACTACGGTCAGGCAATCAACCAGCTAAAATTCCAGATGGGTATGCCCATCAGCGAGCCCCTGCAGCTACAGCAGCTACAGATCGAGAATGATTTGCAGGTGGCCGAACTGACCAACGCTGAGGATCGTTTTTTTGAGAGACGTCCCGACTTCCGGCAACTGTTGCTGAATACGCAACTGGCCGACCTGAACCGACAATCAAACAACCGGGGCTATTACCCGTCGCTGGGTTTATATGGTACCTACGGCACCAATGCGCAGCGACAGGATTTTAACTTCTTTCAGGGGGGCCTGCCCTGGTTTCAGAGCAGTGCCATCGGTCTGACGTTTAGCTGGACACCCTTCGACGGCAATCAGCGCAAATACCGCGATCAGGAAAACCGGCTGACTCTGGAAACGTTACGTCTTCAGCAGATTCTGACCCGCGAGTCGGCGCAGCTGAGCCTGAGCAATGCGCAGGTGAGCTATCAGAATCTGGTTACCGACATTCAGCGTGAGCGCGACAACATCAAACTGGCCCAGCGGATTCTGACCGTTACGGAACTGGAGTACAAAGAAGGCATCGCCACGTCGGTTACACTGATCGATGCGAAAGATGCCCTGACGACGGCCCAGAACAACTTGGCTAACAAACTTATCAGCCTGTATCAGTCGCGGCTCGACTACGAAGACGCGCAGGGAACCATTATCGACTACGTTACCAAAAAATAA
- a CDS encoding TetR/AcrR family transcriptional regulator: MSTTERRVRQKAEIRQRILDAARQIAREKDWNAVTIRSIADAIEYTAPIVYEHFENKEDVLLSIAREGHEEVKRSFDTVMAMGLNAEEKLARLSMVQWHFATAQPEVFRLMHNPERMEQQREQMRDDMQEARFRMESLFGELGVSEAEKPEIIFNWFCLMLGYINLITNIKPDEAARHLKKMDDPQMAALFQNPTALYERAIRRFLHNLTC; encoded by the coding sequence ATGAGTACCACCGAGCGTAGAGTTAGACAAAAAGCCGAGATACGACAGCGCATTCTGGACGCGGCCCGGCAGATAGCGCGGGAAAAAGACTGGAACGCCGTTACGATTCGGAGCATTGCCGACGCTATCGAGTACACCGCTCCGATTGTGTACGAGCACTTCGAGAATAAGGAAGATGTCCTGCTCAGCATTGCGCGGGAAGGCCACGAAGAAGTAAAGCGCTCGTTTGACACGGTCATGGCAATGGGCCTGAATGCAGAAGAAAAGCTGGCCCGGCTGTCGATGGTGCAGTGGCACTTTGCAACGGCACAGCCAGAAGTGTTCCGCCTGATGCACAACCCCGAACGCATGGAACAGCAGCGCGAACAAATGCGCGACGACATGCAGGAAGCTCGCTTCCGGATGGAGAGTCTGTTTGGGGAACTGGGTGTTTCGGAGGCCGAGAAGCCTGAGATTATTTTTAACTGGTTCTGCCTGATGCTGGGCTATATCAACCTGATTACCAATATAAAACCTGATGAAGCAGCCCGTCATCTGAAGAAAATGGACGACCCGCAGATGGCCGCTCTGTTTCAGAACCCGACAGCGCTGTATGAGCGGGCTATCCGCCGATTTCTGCACAATCTTACCTGCTAA
- a CDS encoding zinc-dependent metalloprotease yields the protein MHRFLLTLSLSLLSFFPVLAQSTAPASLPTIGVFTTGMDRNPGFLPFYWDARKGKIWLEIDKLDTELLYYPTLAQGIGSNDIGLDRGRLGQEHIVKFQRSGNKVLMIEPNYAYRALSNDPLERRAVEQSFAQSVHAGFEVAAEENGRVLVDLTPFLLQDAVGAVQDIARTKQGAYRFDATRSAMYMLQSKAFPQNTEFETIITLTGDQAGPYLREVVPTPAAVTMHQHHSFVQLPDDKYKPRLFDPRIGYGGIEFFDYASPVSQPIMKRYISRHRLEKKDPTAAVSEAVKPIVYYIDPGTPEPIRSALLEGTAWWNQAFDAAGYKNAFQVKLLPPDADPMDVRYNLVQWVHRSTRGWSYGASIIDPRTGEIIKGKVTLGSLRVRQDYLIAQGLVGSFGADTTQKAANDPMMAMSLARLRQLAAHEVGHTLGLPHNYIASTQGDTPFGRASVMDYPTMVATVKGNAIDISDAYATGIGAYDKWSIRYGYEQFVAGSNEKQQLDKLVSNMHKTGLSFLTDQDARPEGSVHPATHLWDNGANAVDELKRVMEVRRIALSNFSEKKIPVGTPMATLEEVFVPMYMFHRYQVEAAAKVVAGQTYTNALRGDGQAVMAPVPAAEQQRALDALVSTLTPSVLAVPDAVLKMLPPRPFRFNPNQREVFKRHTGLAFDALAPAEAVAGLTYRLLLNPDRCARLVRQHALDPKLMGLDALLNALNKQTQTNSTTNSPYWKEINQQNERLYVDALIRLASNKETDGSVKAAVHNELLTLNTRFTNAFKPGHYTYLHWAIGRYLNDPDQISTPGAMTPPDGAPIDPGQDWLSSPCDVY from the coding sequence ATGCATCGTTTTTTACTCACACTGAGTCTGTCGCTGCTCAGTTTTTTTCCAGTGCTGGCTCAGTCGACCGCACCTGCTTCGTTGCCGACAATCGGCGTGTTTACGACGGGAATGGACCGGAACCCCGGCTTTCTACCGTTTTACTGGGACGCCAGAAAGGGCAAGATCTGGCTCGAAATCGACAAGCTTGATACCGAGTTGCTCTACTACCCAACCCTGGCGCAGGGGATCGGCTCCAACGATATTGGCCTCGACCGGGGGCGGCTGGGGCAGGAGCACATCGTGAAGTTTCAGCGCAGCGGCAACAAGGTGCTGATGATTGAACCCAACTACGCCTACCGCGCCCTGAGCAACGACCCGCTCGAACGCCGGGCCGTCGAGCAGTCGTTCGCACAGTCAGTACACGCCGGGTTTGAGGTTGCCGCCGAAGAAAACGGCCGGGTACTGGTCGACCTGACGCCCTTTCTGCTTCAGGACGCCGTCGGTGCCGTGCAGGACATCGCCCGCACCAAACAGGGCGCCTACCGCTTCGACGCGACGCGTTCGGCTATGTATATGCTCCAGTCGAAAGCCTTCCCACAGAATACCGAGTTTGAAACCATCATCACGCTCACCGGCGATCAGGCCGGGCCGTACCTGCGCGAGGTGGTACCGACGCCCGCAGCCGTGACCATGCATCAGCACCATTCGTTTGTGCAGCTACCCGACGACAAGTACAAGCCCCGGCTCTTCGATCCGCGCATCGGCTACGGCGGCATCGAATTTTTCGACTACGCATCGCCCGTGAGTCAGCCGATCATGAAGCGGTACATTTCCCGGCACCGGCTGGAAAAGAAAGACCCCACGGCAGCCGTCAGCGAAGCGGTCAAACCAATCGTTTACTACATCGACCCCGGCACGCCAGAGCCCATTCGCTCGGCCCTACTGGAAGGCACGGCCTGGTGGAATCAGGCGTTCGACGCGGCTGGCTACAAAAACGCCTTTCAGGTGAAACTGCTCCCGCCCGATGCCGACCCGATGGACGTACGCTATAATCTGGTACAGTGGGTACACCGCTCGACACGCGGCTGGAGCTACGGAGCCAGCATTATCGACCCGCGCACGGGCGAAATTATCAAAGGCAAAGTAACGCTGGGTTCGCTGCGGGTACGGCAGGATTATCTGATTGCGCAGGGGCTTGTCGGCAGTTTCGGAGCCGACACCACCCAGAAAGCGGCCAACGACCCCATGATGGCGATGTCGCTGGCGCGGCTGCGGCAACTGGCGGCCCACGAAGTCGGCCATACGCTCGGTTTGCCGCACAACTACATCGCCAGTACGCAGGGCGACACGCCATTCGGCCGGGCATCGGTTATGGATTACCCAACGATGGTAGCGACCGTGAAGGGTAATGCCATCGACATATCGGATGCATACGCCACAGGTATTGGTGCTTACGACAAATGGAGCATCCGCTACGGCTACGAACAGTTCGTAGCGGGCTCGAACGAGAAACAGCAGCTCGATAAGCTGGTCAGTAATATGCACAAAACGGGGCTGAGTTTCCTGACCGACCAGGATGCCCGGCCCGAAGGATCGGTTCACCCGGCCACACACCTGTGGGACAACGGAGCTAACGCAGTCGATGAGCTGAAGCGCGTCATGGAGGTCAGGCGTATTGCCCTGAGCAACTTCAGCGAGAAAAAAATCCCGGTTGGCACGCCCATGGCAACGCTGGAAGAAGTGTTTGTGCCAATGTATATGTTTCACCGCTATCAGGTCGAAGCTGCGGCTAAAGTAGTAGCGGGGCAAACGTATACCAACGCGTTGCGGGGCGATGGGCAAGCCGTAATGGCACCCGTACCAGCCGCCGAGCAACAGCGCGCCCTCGATGCACTGGTCAGCACCCTGACACCATCGGTATTGGCGGTGCCGGATGCAGTGCTGAAGATGCTGCCTCCGCGTCCGTTCCGGTTCAATCCCAATCAGCGGGAAGTGTTCAAACGGCATACAGGCCTGGCCTTCGACGCCCTCGCTCCTGCCGAAGCCGTTGCGGGTCTGACCTATCGGCTATTGCTGAATCCTGACCGTTGCGCCCGGCTCGTTCGTCAGCACGCCCTTGACCCGAAACTAATGGGGCTGGACGCGCTGCTGAACGCACTCAACAAGCAGACGCAGACGAACAGCACTACAAATTCGCCTTATTGGAAGGAGATCAACCAACAGAATGAGCGGCTGTACGTCGATGCACTGATCCGGCTGGCAAGCAATAAAGAAACAGATGGCAGCGTGAAGGCCGCTGTTCATAATGAACTGCTAACCTTGAACACTCGGTTTACCAACGCATTCAAACCTGGTCATTATACGTATCTGCACTGGGCTATTGGCCGGTATCTCAATGACCCCGACCAGATTTCAACACCTGGCGCGATGACGCCACCCGATGGTGCGCCTATCGACCCCGGTCAGGACTGGCTCAGCAGTCCGTGCGACGTTTACTAA
- a CDS encoding tetratricopeptide repeat protein gives MNQVVRIGYQTGLLLFLALPMSVLAQPANNLTQAIHFLKLAGTLRAVDKSEESIPLIGRALPVLRAQSPYWSAVAYEVLGLAYDDIHKPDEAVHYLEIARSRYGRLKYVASGWAVNEVIRNIAGKNLYAGIQLGADGVRVAIFKTRYESDFYEKNIRSSFYIPNGEPVADLSARLPMTRNALETGLDSIRRYNIPNERIFVVLSSDLRERYNSSPAGRQLLDKQLAQLVPDNRVRIDTTLTAQREAELFTIGAVPRKSWATTSALNIGADATTAGYINQTNPMAPRQFYGTTFNMGINKLVEQVTEQKMTGMIAFRREAEKLVQSITDSTFVPWLRQAPPGLRTRRVVAVGGEAVNALVTCLYPEKAGATAVPITTLDASRFRQLALTNYAQLLRPDLSNIADPVLKAKAESQLRIIRETMNERQTVAAALWLDAVVKAYTVGYGVRQFVFIRDANIGWVTGKFLETINHEYESTIAKGEFYTR, from the coding sequence ATGAATCAAGTTGTACGAATCGGTTACCAGACCGGGCTGTTGCTGTTTTTGGCACTGCCGATGTCTGTACTAGCCCAGCCAGCCAACAATCTTACCCAAGCCATCCACTTTTTGAAATTAGCAGGTACGCTGCGTGCTGTTGACAAATCGGAAGAATCGATTCCGCTGATCGGTAGGGCGTTACCCGTCCTGCGCGCGCAAAGCCCGTACTGGTCAGCCGTGGCCTACGAAGTGCTGGGGCTGGCCTACGACGATATTCACAAACCCGACGAGGCCGTGCATTATCTGGAAATTGCCCGGTCGCGGTATGGCAGACTTAAGTACGTAGCCAGTGGCTGGGCTGTCAATGAGGTCATACGAAACATCGCCGGAAAAAATCTGTATGCCGGTATCCAACTGGGGGCCGACGGTGTGCGGGTTGCCATTTTCAAAACGCGTTACGAGAGCGATTTTTACGAGAAAAATATCCGGTCGAGCTTTTACATACCGAACGGCGAACCGGTGGCCGATCTGTCGGCGCGGCTGCCAATGACCCGCAATGCGCTGGAGACGGGTCTCGACTCGATTCGTCGGTACAACATACCCAACGAACGCATTTTTGTCGTGCTGAGTAGTGACCTGCGCGAACGATATAATTCGTCGCCGGCAGGTCGGCAGCTGCTGGATAAGCAACTGGCGCAGCTCGTGCCAGACAACAGGGTTCGGATCGATACGACACTGACCGCCCAGCGGGAAGCCGAGCTGTTTACCATCGGGGCCGTACCGCGTAAGAGCTGGGCCACTACCTCCGCCCTGAACATTGGTGCCGACGCTACTACCGCTGGCTATATCAATCAGACAAACCCGATGGCGCCCCGGCAATTCTACGGGACAACCTTCAACATGGGTATCAACAAGCTGGTTGAGCAGGTTACCGAACAAAAGATGACGGGCATGATTGCGTTTCGGCGGGAGGCTGAGAAGCTGGTGCAGTCGATAACCGACAGCACGTTTGTGCCGTGGCTGCGGCAGGCACCGCCGGGTTTGCGGACGCGTCGGGTCGTAGCCGTTGGGGGCGAAGCCGTCAATGCACTCGTTACGTGCCTGTACCCCGAAAAAGCAGGTGCGACAGCCGTTCCAATCACAACGCTCGATGCTAGTCGGTTCCGTCAACTGGCGCTGACCAATTATGCGCAGCTGCTGCGCCCGGACTTGTCAAACATCGCTGATCCGGTTCTGAAAGCAAAAGCCGAGAGTCAGCTGCGTATCATCCGGGAAACGATGAACGAACGGCAGACGGTTGCGGCTGCGTTGTGGCTCGATGCTGTCGTCAAAGCCTACACAGTGGGATACGGTGTGCGTCAGTTCGTCTTTATTCGCGATGCCAACATTGGCTGGGTAACGGGTAAGTTCCTCGAAACAATCAATCACGAATACGAATCAACAATCGCTAAGGGTGAGTTTTATACGCGTTAA
- a CDS encoding S9 family peptidase produces MNYRISVGWLLSVLALTVQVAAAQTTSGKQRYNNLQQALFASGQLSGSSGPRNVNWIDGGTRFSYIADQNTIKSLSPKDQKESLIFDGSQLRFPGTNKPFTYEEFQWSKDSKNILFQANFRPVYRRSGISDYYVYSVADKSLKLVAKDAQTAELAPDGRKVGYERGGDLYTFDFATQQETRLTNDAKPAFYNGRFGWAYEEEFGLAQAWYWSPDSKFIAFWQSDERQVPIYRLTDYTGFDEIYDSLPYPRVGDKNPTVRIGVIELANQHKEWMNVDLGDGYIPRIYWTSQEGQLALVHLNRKQNHMRLFMTNGRTGAAKQIMEETAAKWVDVFDFFANINHLLYFPAGVQEYYWVSDRDGFAHLYRYDYSGKLLNPVTSGKWEVTYVHHIDPKTRKVYFTSTEAAPTERQLFSIDTDGKNKRRLTTVPGKHTVDFSPNGQYFIDQYSNAQTPTQVELRDVSGKLIKTLETNEDVKQYVASHVYAPKELTSFTTSDGQKIDISIIRPIDFDPTKKYPVMLDIYGGPGAQSVYNEFNTQGWHQWLAQSGYIIVGVNNRGSGGYGRDFEKIVYEQLGKYESLDFAETAGYLTKQPWVDGQRIAIRGHSYGGYMSSYTMLTHPGVFRVSLVGAPVTDWRLYDSIYTERYMGLLPENDGKYRASAVTTYAKNLAGKLFVAHSTMDENVHVRNTFQLMKALEDAGKDADLRIYPPGTHRVSYNTASYVLLYQQYTDYLAEHLAK; encoded by the coding sequence ATGAACTATCGTATTTCTGTCGGTTGGCTGCTGAGCGTGTTGGCCCTGACCGTTCAGGTCGCTGCGGCCCAGACGACATCGGGTAAACAACGGTACAATAATCTGCAACAGGCTCTGTTTGCCAGCGGTCAGCTTAGCGGTTCGTCGGGACCGCGCAACGTCAACTGGATCGATGGGGGCACCCGCTTCTCGTACATCGCCGACCAGAACACCATCAAATCACTGTCGCCCAAAGACCAGAAGGAAAGCCTGATCTTCGACGGCAGTCAACTGCGGTTTCCCGGCACCAATAAACCGTTTACTTACGAGGAATTTCAGTGGTCGAAAGACTCGAAAAACATCCTGTTCCAAGCCAATTTCCGGCCCGTCTACCGCCGGTCGGGCATCTCCGATTACTACGTCTACTCAGTGGCCGACAAGAGCCTGAAACTGGTGGCGAAGGATGCACAGACGGCTGAACTCGCCCCCGATGGGCGCAAAGTGGGCTATGAGCGCGGTGGCGATCTGTACACGTTCGATTTCGCCACTCAGCAGGAAACCCGCCTGACCAACGACGCGAAACCCGCCTTTTACAACGGTCGGTTTGGCTGGGCCTACGAAGAAGAATTTGGACTGGCACAAGCCTGGTACTGGTCGCCCGACAGCAAATTTATTGCCTTCTGGCAGTCGGATGAGCGGCAGGTGCCCATCTACCGCCTGACCGACTACACGGGCTTCGACGAAATCTACGACTCGCTCCCCTACCCCCGCGTTGGCGACAAAAACCCGACCGTTCGCATCGGCGTGATCGAACTGGCAAACCAGCACAAGGAATGGATGAACGTCGACCTCGGCGACGGCTACATTCCCCGCATCTACTGGACCTCGCAGGAAGGACAGCTGGCACTCGTTCACCTCAACCGCAAGCAGAATCACATGCGGCTGTTCATGACCAACGGACGCACGGGAGCCGCGAAACAGATCATGGAGGAAACGGCCGCCAAATGGGTCGACGTGTTTGATTTCTTCGCCAACATCAACCACCTGCTGTATTTCCCGGCGGGGGTGCAGGAATACTACTGGGTGTCGGACCGCGACGGCTTCGCGCACCTGTACCGCTACGATTATTCGGGTAAGCTGCTCAACCCCGTTACGAGCGGAAAGTGGGAAGTGACCTACGTGCACCACATCGACCCGAAAACCCGTAAAGTCTACTTTACCTCGACCGAAGCCGCACCTACCGAACGGCAACTATTCTCGATCGACACCGACGGCAAAAACAAGCGTCGGCTGACGACCGTGCCGGGTAAGCACACGGTCGATTTTTCGCCCAACGGCCAGTATTTCATCGACCAATACTCGAACGCACAGACGCCCACGCAGGTCGAACTGCGCGACGTATCGGGTAAGCTGATTAAAACGCTGGAAACCAACGAGGACGTGAAACAGTACGTCGCCAGCCATGTCTACGCGCCGAAAGAACTGACCAGCTTTACCACCAGCGACGGGCAGAAAATCGACATCTCGATCATCCGCCCCATCGACTTCGACCCGACGAAGAAGTACCCCGTCATGCTTGACATCTACGGCGGACCGGGGGCGCAGTCGGTGTACAACGAGTTCAACACGCAGGGCTGGCATCAGTGGCTGGCGCAGTCTGGCTACATCATCGTGGGCGTCAATAACCGGGGATCGGGTGGCTACGGACGCGACTTCGAGAAGATCGTGTACGAGCAGCTGGGCAAGTACGAAAGTCTGGACTTCGCCGAAACGGCGGGGTATCTTACCAAGCAACCCTGGGTCGACGGGCAGCGTATCGCGATTCGGGGTCACTCCTACGGCGGCTACATGAGCAGTTACACCATGCTGACTCACCCCGGTGTATTCCGCGTCTCGCTCGTCGGTGCCCCCGTTACCGACTGGCGTTTGTACGATAGCATCTACACCGAGCGGTATATGGGTCTGCTGCCTGAAAACGATGGGAAGTACAGAGCCAGTGCCGTCACGACCTATGCGAAAAACCTGGCGGGTAAGCTGTTCGTGGCTCACTCGACGATGGACGAAAACGTCCACGTCCGCAACACATTTCAGCTGATGAAAGCGCTGGAAGATGCGGGCAAAGATGCCGACCTGCGCATTTACCCACCGGGTACGCACCGGGTTTCCTACAACACGGCTAGTTATGTGCTGCTCTATCAGCAATACACCGACTATTTAGCCGAGCATCTGGCCAAATAG
- a CDS encoding ankyrin repeat domain-containing protein, which translates to MKSLLFCLLLLTVAGVAQAQVDLFSAARNGDLATLKQAHDAKANLDTTDARGFTPLILAVYNNQPDAATYLLDAGASTAIADGSGNTALMGACFRGYLPMVKLLLTHKAVINQVNRNGASALIFASTFGHADIVRYLLEQKADTSLHDSRGYTALDHARMQENPEIVALLEK; encoded by the coding sequence ATGAAATCATTGCTTTTTTGCCTGCTGCTCCTAACCGTCGCGGGTGTAGCACAGGCACAAGTCGATCTGTTTTCAGCCGCCCGCAACGGTGATCTGGCAACGCTGAAGCAGGCGCACGACGCCAAAGCCAATCTTGACACGACCGACGCCCGTGGGTTTACACCGCTTATTCTGGCCGTGTACAACAATCAGCCCGACGCGGCAACTTACCTGCTAGACGCCGGTGCATCGACAGCCATCGCCGACGGTTCGGGAAACACAGCCCTGATGGGTGCGTGCTTCCGGGGGTATCTGCCGATGGTGAAGCTCCTGCTTACGCACAAAGCCGTCATCAATCAAGTCAACCGCAACGGTGCTTCTGCGCTGATCTTCGCCAGCACCTTTGGCCACGCCGACATCGTCCGGTATCTGCTGGAACAGAAAGCCGATACCAGTCTGCACGACAGCCGGGGTTACACCGCCCTCGATCACGCCCGTATGCAGGAAAACCCAGAAATCGTAGCGTTGCTGGAGAAATAA